From a single Arachis hypogaea cultivar Tifrunner chromosome 3, arahy.Tifrunner.gnm2.J5K5, whole genome shotgun sequence genomic region:
- the LOC112785591 gene encoding UDP-glycosyltransferase 86A1, which yields MATHQGPHHHALLFAYPLQGHVIPAANLAIKLASRGFVVTFVNSHYIHYQITKSNSSSSTTSYKEEKNMFAAARESGLDIRYTTVSDGLPVSHDRFGNLHQFHAAMLHVQSAHAEELVENVVKNSVPPVSCLVADTFFVWPSAIAKKFGLAYVSFWTEPALVYSLYYHSDLLEKNRHFACKDMRKDSIDYLPGVETIDPKDLTSYHQESKDTSTMFHQLISASFIDAKGADFVLCNTVQELEPKVIAALQTYKPFYAIGPTFAPGFTNTTMATSLWSESDCTQWLNSKPHGSVLYASFGSLAHISRRVLEEIANGLLLSNVSFVWVLRPNIVGSVKVDPLPVGFRKAIRDRGMVIPWCSQTQVLAHPAIGGFLTHCGWNSILEGIWCEVPLLCFPLMSDQFTNRKQVVDYWKVGINLSDRTVITKEEVSKNVSRVMGGPLGDQLKTTGKEIKKKLEDALSPSGSSEKNMEYFIKDLNTKSHGQ from the exons ATGGCAACACACCAAGGTCCTCATCACCATGCCCTACTCTTCGCCTATCCACTCCAAGGCCACGTCATCCCGGCGGCCAACCTCGCCATCAAGCTCGCATCCCGGGGTTTCGTCGTCACCTTTGTCAACTCACACTACATCCACTACCAAATCACAAAATCCAATTCTTCTTCGTCTACTACCAgttacaaagaagaaaaaaatatgttCGCGGCTGCACGGGAATCAGGCCTAGACATTCGGTACACTACCGTGTCCGACGGCCTGCCCGTGAGCCACGACAGATTTGGCAACCTCCACCAGTTTCATGCGGCAATGTTGCACGTGCAATCAGCACACGCTGAGGAACTGGTGGAGAATGTGGTGAAGAATTCAGTGCCCCCAGTGAGTTGCTTGGTTGCAGACACGTTCTTTGTTTGGCCATCTGCCATAGCTAAGAAGTTTGGCCTTGCTTACGTGTCGTTCTGGACAGAACCTGCTTTGGTTTATAGTCTCTACTATCATTCCGATCTTCTTGAAAAGAACCGTCACTTTGCTTGCAAGG ACATGAGGAAAGATTCCATTGACTACTTACCTGGGGTGGAAACAATTGATCCAAAGGACCTAACATCATATCATCAAGAATCAAAAGACACATCTACAATGTTCCACCAATTAATTTCTGCTTCCTTCATTGATGCTAAAGGTGCAGATTTTGTGCTATGTAACACAGTTCAAGAGCTAGAGCCGAAAGTCATAGCTGCATTACAAACTTATAAACCATTCTATGCAATTGGGCCCACTTTTGCACCTGGGTTCACCAATACCACCATGGCCACTAGCCTATGGTCCGAGTCAGACTGCACCCAATGGCTCAATTCCAAGCCTCATGGTTCGGTCTTGTATGCTTCTTTTGGTAGCCTAGCCCATATTTCAAGAAGGGTACTTGAGGAAATTGCAAATGGGCTTTTGCTTAGCAATGTGAGTTTTGTTTGGGTGCTTAGGCCCAATATTGTGGGGTCAGTCAAGGTTGATCCGCTGCCCGTCGGATTTCGGAAGGCGATTCGTGACCGTGGGATGGTAATACCTTGGTGTAGTCAAACCCAAGTCTTGGCCCACCCTGCTATTGGAGGATTTTTGACTCATTGTGGTTGGAATTCTATATTAGAAGGCATTTGGTGTGAGGTTCCATTGTTGTGTTTTCCTTTGATGTCTGATCAGTTTACCAATAGAAAACAAGTGGTGGATTATTGGAAGGTTGGGATTAATTTAAGTGATCGAACGGTGATTACAAAGGAGGAAGTCTCGAAGAATGTTAGCCGGGTGATGGGCGGACCTTTAGGAGACCAACTAAAGACTACAGGCAAAGAGATCAAGAAAAAATTGGAAGATGCATTGAGCCCTAGTGGATCTTCAGAGAAAAATATGGAATACTTCATCAAAGATCTAAATACCAAATCCCATGGCCAATGA
- the LOC112769216 gene encoding UDP-glycosyltransferase 86A1-like, with protein MAKKENPHAILFAYPLQGHVIPAVNLAISLASRGFTITFVNTKSIHHQTTKANNGDGGDIFEAVRGSGLDIRYATVSDGLPVEFDRSLNDDQFTAALVHVMSAHVDELVAKLVKCSAPAVSCLIVDTFYVWGSAIAKKHGLVCASFWTEPALVYTLYYHMDLLINNGHFASHDNRKDPIDYIPGVKTIEPKDLMSYLQDDDATTWLHQLIFAAFNDVRGADFVLCNTVQELEPQVIEALQSYKPFYAIGPIFPRSFTNNATVATSLWSESDCTQWLNSKPHGSVLYASFGSYAHITKRALWEIANGLLLCNVNFVWVLRPDIVSSNDVDPLPVGFKEAVHGRGMIIHWCSQTQVLTHPAIGGFLTHCGWNSILESIWCKVPLLCFPLLTDQFTNRKLVVDDWKIGINLIDNQMVVTKEEVLKNVNRFMDEKIRKQLKATMGGIKKKLEYALGPGGSCEKNMECFVKELNAKANIIPSASTN; from the exons ATGGCAAAAAAAGAAAACCCTCACGCCATATTGTTCGCATATCCACTTCAAGGCCACGTCATTCCGGCGGTGAACCTCGCCATCAGCCTCGCATCCCGCGGCTTCACCATAACCTTCGTCAACACCAAATCCATTCACCACCAAACCACAAAAGCAAACAATGGCGATGGTGGTGACATCTTTGAGGCCGTACGAGGATCGGGGCTTGACATACGCTACGCGACGGTGTCCGACGGCCTCCCGGTTGAATTCGACAGGTCCCTGAACGACGACCAGTTCACGGCGGCGTTGGTGCACGTGATGTCGGCGCACGTGGATGAGCTGGTGGCTAAGTTGGTGAAGTGTTCGGCGCCGGCGGTGAGTTGCTTGATCGTGGACACGTTCTACGTTTGGGGATCCGCCATTGCAAAGAAGCATGGTTTGGTGTGTGCTTCTTTTTGGACAGAACCTGCTTTGGTTTATACACTTTACTATCACATGGATCTTCTCATCAACAATGGCCATTTTGCTTCCCATG ATAATAGGAAAGACCCAATTGATTACATACCTGGAGTAAAAACAATTGAACCAAAAGATCTAATGTCATATCTTCAAGATGATGATGCAACCACATGGCTGCACCAATTAATTTTTGCAGCCTTCAATGATGTTAGAGGTGCAGATTTTGTTCTATGCAACACGGTGCAAGAGCTAGAGCCACAAGTCATAGAAGCCCTACAATCTTATAAACCATTCTACGCTATTGGACCCATTTTCCCACGTAGCTTCACCAATAATGCCACCGTGGCAACTAGCTTATGGTCCGAGTCTGACTGCACCCAATGGCTCAACTCCAAGCCTCATGGTTCGGTTTTGTATGCATCTTTTGGTAGTTATGCCCACATCACAAAAAGGGCCCTTTGGGAAATTGCAAATGGGCTTTTGCTTTGTAATGTGAACTTTGTTTGGGTGCTTCGGCCCGATATTGTGAGCTCGAACGATGTTGATCCGCTGCCCGTTGGATTTAAAGAGGCAGTTCATGGCCGTGGGATGATCATACATTGGTGTAGTCAAACCCAAGTGTTGACTCACCCTGCTATTGGAGGGTTTTTGACTCATTGTGGTTGGAATTCTATATTAGAAAGTATTTGGTGTAAGGTTCCATTACTGTGTTTTCCTCTATTGACTGATCAATTCACTAATCGAAAATTAGTGGTTGATGATTGGAAAATTGGGATTAATTTGATTGATAATCAAATGGTTGTCACTAAAGAAGAGGTGTTGAAGAATGTCAACCGTTTCATGGATGAAAAAATAAGGAAACAATTGAAGGCCACAATGGGAGGCATCAAGAAGAAGTTGGAGTATGCGTTGGGTCCTGGTGGATCTTGTGAGAAGAATATGGAATGCTTTGTCAAGGAGTTGAATGCCAAAGCCAACATTATTCCAAGTGCTTCCACCAATTAA